A window of the Planktothrix tepida PCC 9214 genome harbors these coding sequences:
- a CDS encoding chemotaxis protein CheW: MVGNPDFLTGQGTDGPEFQELETPEGEPHLRFFVPSGNEFALPAIGIREVLFQSPDRMTPIPNVSPLLLGTFNLRGRVIWVADLGQFLGDTTPLNTDRTEIHVIAVEDQDIILGLAVDALNDMAWLDPDKMQMPTQVSDSMAPFIKGEWQLANTGNVLRLLDQVAILRSARWAT; this comes from the coding sequence ATGGTCGGAAACCCAGATTTTTTAACCGGGCAAGGAACAGATGGCCCAGAATTTCAAGAGTTGGAAACTCCCGAAGGGGAACCCCACCTCCGGTTTTTTGTGCCTTCAGGCAATGAATTTGCCCTTCCTGCCATCGGAATTCGAGAGGTACTGTTTCAATCTCCAGACCGGATGACGCCCATCCCTAACGTTTCCCCTCTATTACTGGGAACCTTCAACCTTCGAGGTCGGGTGATTTGGGTAGCTGATTTAGGCCAATTTTTAGGGGATACCACTCCCTTGAATACAGACCGCACAGAGATCCATGTCATTGCCGTAGAAGACCAAGACATTATATTAGGGTTAGCAGTTGATGCTCTCAATGATATGGCATGGCTTGACCCTGATAAAATGCAAATGCCCACTCAAGTCAGTGATAGTATGGCTCCTTTTATTAAAGGAGAATGGCAATTGGCAAATACAGGGAACGTTCTGCGACTCTTAGACCAAGTAGCAATTTTGCGATCGGCTCGCTGGGCAACGTGA
- a CDS encoding methyl-accepting chemotaxis protein, translating to MATSTDFLQEYQQTEEAYCQGNYEEAAALVYQLVEDYPEDPSARLLCGHIYGYGLQQYDVARDQYMAVLNLTSDAELLEQAHQALADTDQYELASPSGELNDIPDSQAVFNALLDEEIDSTEVDLTQDLQWVAEETNGFANGTSSMNLLNDLESLADDSHQQGNGNLMNGSNHEIDLKDFSGTEDNFDFQGLEDSELSLSVPDLDDAIDERGLEHLGDNQDYLHSNGSQSPLSFTADNPFALEDDLEEGTEILNPLDEPGSLTQFDEDPFTLEEDESQPITPLATDEVSVSDLEQLTGDLFSSEDDQFHLLDSSNPSTEDDLHSLNSQETLDESEMDYLHQPTQFLDLDDLEGEGEFGEPRGAEEDEELMETPESSPQTPFPSSPSVAPMSFEEELDDIFAPLEEIDSSGEFVNPDPVSSNGMMSGASTPLFEPEEEEEFDPDLSGFTFSVEPFVDDADDSVPLPPDPSNMTANFNVLDAEESNEEETLLTNNRMNQSYFSNTRGEATPSSAYGALDMAEEEDDIVFDATDIPDSFDLEPLNEDTFGDSFDITPEMTDLNGRSPNGKAPQSVENDFLDSFEEFDDVADFDMAASGDNDLYVDSDFGNLDSKFPSTTYNNSTLDSDSSSIRDDEIFNSAYTASAVTTLSPDLGDVMDTVVASDQGPFSFLENASLNRKPFYTALGTGLVTLILVATATNIATRTAALDNKREVVDYLRVTGWFMTTVAGATSFITAWGLGRITAQQITKATDDLQAQFDAIGKGNLDARATVFAEDEFGRMSAKFNHAAQFIQNITREAQRKAKEQEDARDDLHRQVIRLLDDVEGAARGDLTVTAEVTANVLGAVADSFNLTIQNLREIVVQVKQAARQVSKGATDSATFAKDVAGDAFRQAEELAATLNSIQVLTDAIQRVAESSREAEEVARSAAAVATKGGEAVQMTVAGILKIRETVAETSREVKRLGESSQEISKIVAIISQIASRTNLLALNASIEAARAGEAGKGFAIVADEVRQLADKSAKSLKDIEQIVMQIQSQTNTVMMAMSQGHQQVIEGTRLAEQAKRALDDIIQVTNRIDVLVRSITADTVEQNETARAVAQVMRAVEHSAQETSQEAQGVSSALTKLVGVARDLLTSVERFRVDASEKS from the coding sequence ATGGCAACAAGCACAGACTTCCTACAAGAATATCAGCAAACGGAGGAAGCATACTGTCAGGGAAATTACGAAGAGGCGGCGGCGCTGGTTTATCAACTGGTGGAAGATTATCCAGAAGATCCTTCCGCCCGTCTTTTATGCGGTCATATCTATGGCTATGGGTTACAGCAGTATGATGTGGCTCGTGATCAGTATATGGCGGTCTTAAATTTGACCAGTGATGCGGAATTACTCGAACAAGCGCATCAAGCTTTAGCCGATACTGACCAATACGAACTCGCCTCCCCTTCAGGTGAGTTGAACGATATCCCCGATTCCCAAGCGGTTTTTAATGCCCTTCTCGATGAAGAAATTGATTCTACAGAAGTTGATTTAACTCAAGATTTACAGTGGGTCGCCGAAGAAACCAATGGTTTCGCCAATGGCACATCCTCAATGAATTTATTAAATGATTTAGAATCCCTTGCTGATGATTCCCATCAGCAAGGCAATGGCAATTTGATGAATGGGTCAAACCATGAGATAGACCTGAAGGATTTTAGCGGAACCGAAGATAACTTTGATTTTCAAGGATTAGAGGACTCCGAATTAAGCTTATCGGTTCCTGATCTCGATGATGCGATCGATGAAAGGGGGTTAGAACATCTAGGGGATAATCAAGACTATTTACACTCTAATGGTAGCCAGTCTCCCCTGAGCTTTACAGCCGATAATCCCTTTGCTTTAGAGGATGATTTAGAGGAAGGAACAGAAATTTTAAATCCCTTGGATGAGCCGGGTTCCCTGACCCAATTCGATGAAGATCCGTTTACACTAGAAGAAGATGAATCACAACCCATAACCCCCTTAGCGACCGATGAGGTGAGTGTTAGTGATCTTGAACAGTTAACCGGGGATTTATTTTCCTCCGAGGATGACCAATTCCATCTTCTCGATTCCTCAAACCCCAGCACTGAGGATGACCTGCATTCACTCAATTCCCAGGAAACCCTGGATGAGTCAGAGATGGATTATCTACATCAACCGACTCAGTTCCTTGACCTGGATGACCTAGAGGGTGAAGGAGAGTTTGGGGAACCCAGGGGAGCCGAGGAAGACGAGGAATTGATGGAGACTCCTGAGTCTTCCCCCCAAACCCCTTTTCCTTCATCTCCTTCCGTCGCCCCCATGAGTTTTGAAGAAGAACTCGATGATATTTTTGCCCCCCTAGAAGAGATAGATTCATCCGGGGAGTTCGTTAACCCTGATCCGGTATCCTCCAATGGGATGATGTCGGGTGCGTCAACTCCTTTATTTGAGCCAGAAGAAGAAGAGGAGTTTGACCCTGATCTGTCCGGTTTTACATTTTCTGTGGAACCCTTCGTTGATGATGCTGATGATTCTGTTCCCTTACCCCCTGACCCTTCTAACATGACGGCGAACTTTAATGTTTTGGATGCAGAAGAAAGCAACGAAGAGGAAACCCTGTTGACCAATAACAGGATGAATCAGTCGTATTTTTCCAATACCCGGGGTGAAGCTACCCCATCCTCAGCTTATGGAGCGTTGGATATGGCTGAGGAAGAAGATGATATCGTTTTTGATGCCACGGATATTCCCGATAGTTTTGATCTCGAACCTTTAAATGAGGATACCTTTGGGGACTCCTTTGATATAACACCGGAGATGACAGATCTCAATGGTCGTTCTCCCAATGGTAAGGCCCCCCAAAGCGTGGAAAATGATTTCTTAGATAGTTTTGAAGAGTTTGATGATGTTGCCGATTTTGATATGGCAGCCAGTGGGGATAATGATCTATATGTTGATTCAGACTTTGGCAACTTAGATAGTAAATTTCCGAGCACGACCTACAACAATAGCACCCTCGATAGTGATAGTTCATCGATTCGGGATGATGAGATTTTTAATAGTGCCTATACCGCATCGGCTGTTACCACCTTAAGTCCAGATTTAGGGGATGTGATGGATACCGTCGTCGCATCTGATCAAGGGCCATTCTCCTTTTTAGAAAATGCCTCCCTCAACCGCAAACCCTTTTACACCGCCCTAGGAACGGGACTGGTAACATTGATATTAGTGGCAACAGCAACTAATATTGCCACCCGCACCGCTGCCTTAGATAACAAACGAGAAGTTGTGGATTATCTAAGAGTTACAGGTTGGTTTATGACCACCGTAGCCGGAGCCACGAGTTTTATCACCGCCTGGGGATTAGGTCGGATTACAGCCCAACAAATTACAAAAGCCACAGACGATTTACAAGCTCAATTTGATGCCATTGGTAAAGGCAACTTAGATGCCCGGGCTACGGTTTTTGCCGAGGACGAGTTTGGGAGAATGTCCGCCAAATTCAACCATGCGGCTCAATTTATTCAAAATATTACCCGCGAAGCCCAACGCAAAGCCAAGGAACAAGAAGATGCCAGAGATGATTTACATCGTCAGGTGATTCGGCTCTTGGATGATGTCGAAGGGGCAGCCCGGGGAGATTTAACAGTCACCGCAGAAGTCACCGCTAACGTTTTAGGGGCGGTAGCCGACTCCTTTAACTTAACCATCCAAAACCTGCGGGAAATTGTGGTTCAGGTGAAGCAAGCCGCCCGTCAAGTCAGTAAGGGGGCAACGGATAGTGCGACGTTTGCCAAGGATGTCGCCGGAGATGCCTTCCGCCAAGCGGAGGAACTAGCTGCCACCTTAAACTCGATACAGGTGCTCACCGATGCCATTCAACGGGTAGCCGAAAGTTCCAGGGAAGCTGAAGAAGTTGCCCGTTCGGCGGCGGCGGTAGCGACTAAAGGGGGAGAAGCGGTACAAATGACCGTAGCTGGGATTCTCAAAATTCGGGAAACGGTTGCAGAAACCAGTCGAGAAGTCAAGCGGTTAGGGGAATCTTCTCAAGAAATTTCTAAAATTGTAGCCATTATTTCTCAGATTGCCTCCCGAACCAACTTACTCGCGTTAAACGCCAGTATTGAGGCGGCACGGGCTGGGGAAGCAGGCAAAGGATTTGCGATTGTTGCCGATGAAGTTCGACAGTTAGCGGATAAGTCAGCGAAATCTTTAAAAGATATCGAACAAATCGTGATGCAAATCCAAAGCCAGACCAATACCGTGATGATGGCGATGTCTCAAGGTCATCAACAGGTAATTGAAGGAACTCGTCTAGCTGAACAAGCCAAACGAGCCTTGGATGACATTATCCAAGTGACGAACCGGATTGACGTTCTGGTGCGTTCAATTACCGCCGATACGGTGGAACAAAACGAAACGGCACGAGCCGTCGCCCAGGTGATGCGAGCCGTTGAACATAGCGCTCAAGAAACCTCCCAAGAAGCCCAAGGAGTTTCTAGTGCATTAACCAAACTGGTCGGTGTGGCGCGAGATCTCTTGACTTCCGTGGAACGTTTCCGCGTTGATGCTTCAGAAAAATCTTAG
- a CDS encoding hybrid sensor histidine kinase/response regulator, with the protein MQLEQQQRIMGYFIEEAKDHLNTIEQGLLNLQTTVEDPELLNEVFRAAHSVKGGAAMLGLNSIQQTAHRLEDSFKILKENRLPTQFLDQQLESLFLQVFDTLQALIDQLSGPYGLTEEAASAILQDVEPVFEALNYHIKNVVQQQGTGKRPVETDYSTPVQTRAPSPSISKPREETGHSSAKDLVFGSDVPERLREMLQQFKQPETPQTRQVLIETCRSLARAGELFDLPNWVKFIENVEQVIANSENTYRSLAPVVIKAIKEAQDLVLANRETEIVVTEAITRLLPKSVTSAKAPTSKSQTTQSTLPSRPSKSSGQSPKSRTLGEAESKKSAAATKATASLRQGSVTAKSGNSKKKSPDVSTLTNPLLDTNWSDSATNASNTPTRLPNGPEITPEEYNSLRDLFEGLDEWDHEASEETVGETPAQGGMEADLLQGDFFDLLDEKQTGLNKTEAKNKKSPKETPQRGHHNLGISPANSGVDDDLASFFDNLSDTDIPMVETPNVKPPSTVKMAQDKPLASFEDFFDELLDINPETEVSSGSAQHSTSVSPDEINDLLEDAESLDELFDQFDQQAQVSPEPKPQTAKPSSSLTGEAAPEAVTEPYRSEDWFDELLESEMGIVPETSTPSSLDDLMQFGEEQGATIQDSVEVLTPRISQNLEAMGLTAPNLELPDDDFTSLDALLNEEGAQGQPMAANQTVEEDIFLNLDQLLQSPDAVESTSTPKSSDSGRTPVSKASPSSDEDSEFTELLQLIEDAPRSRSASVPRGTFAKPIAEPIVKVPVKQLDNLSNLMGELVVNRNSLEQDQERMRQFLDNLLHQVSLLGDVGQRMQDFYERSLLEISLLSHRRKPFWFNETSSIHDDDSNTDLDSTELDRFTPFHTLSQEIIELIVRVRESSADIEFLVEEADQVTRELRRITTALQEGLNRARMEPFAIEADALKRPVRDISIKCGKQAELFVEGRDTLIDKMLLGKLHDPLIHLVNNAITHGIEPADVRTAAGKSAVGRITIRVFHQGNQTIIAVSDDGGGIDVNRVKNKAIQKGLITAEEAESMSNPEIYDLLFLPNFSTKDVADEYAGRGVGMDVVRTSLTDIRGTITTDSTLGRGTSFTIRLPLNMSISRALCCVSDRVRIAFPMDGVEDMIDVPREQIRAMDDGSKALEWRGTILPLRHLRELLTYHRHLGRGNVYGATAEEDMISVIVLRSSSSYLAVQVDQVLIEQEIVIKPLEGPVPKPIGIAGATVLGDGQIVAIADVLELIDLAMGRIRKDAAGKIWQMGNAVAEPQLQKSEPTVLIVDDSITVRSLLSITFEKSGYRVEEARDGKEAWEKLKSGLPCDIVFCDIEMPRMDGLELLSRMQKDPILTNLPIAMLTSRGADRHRQMAFNLGARGYFTKPYLEEQLLEAAGRMLKGEVVGNTAVAVQ; encoded by the coding sequence ATGCAACTTGAACAGCAACAACGGATCATGGGCTATTTTATTGAGGAGGCTAAAGACCACCTCAATACCATTGAACAGGGATTACTGAATCTACAAACCACCGTTGAAGATCCAGAACTGCTCAATGAAGTCTTCCGAGCGGCCCACTCGGTTAAAGGGGGAGCCGCGATGTTGGGACTCAATAGTATTCAACAAACGGCTCACCGATTAGAAGATAGTTTTAAAATTCTCAAAGAAAACCGTCTTCCGACTCAATTCCTCGATCAACAATTAGAATCGTTATTTTTACAAGTTTTTGATACCTTACAAGCCTTGATTGATCAATTGTCAGGGCCCTATGGGTTAACAGAAGAAGCAGCGAGTGCCATTTTGCAGGATGTTGAGCCTGTTTTTGAAGCCTTAAATTACCATATTAAAAATGTTGTACAGCAACAGGGGACAGGTAAACGGCCCGTAGAAACGGATTATAGTACGCCTGTACAAACCCGCGCTCCATCTCCGTCGATATCGAAACCGCGTGAAGAAACGGGACATAGCAGTGCTAAAGATTTGGTCTTTGGTAGTGATGTCCCTGAACGGTTGCGGGAAATGTTGCAACAGTTCAAACAACCCGAAACCCCCCAAACCCGTCAAGTGTTAATTGAAACTTGCCGAAGTTTAGCCCGGGCGGGAGAACTGTTTGATTTACCGAATTGGGTTAAATTTATCGAAAATGTAGAACAAGTGATCGCTAATTCGGAGAATACTTATCGGAGTTTAGCTCCCGTTGTTATTAAAGCGATTAAAGAAGCTCAAGATCTCGTTTTAGCGAATAGAGAGACTGAAATTGTCGTCACCGAAGCTATTACCCGCTTGTTACCCAAGTCCGTAACCTCTGCAAAAGCCCCAACATCCAAATCTCAGACAACCCAATCGACCCTGCCATCACGTCCCTCAAAATCCTCCGGTCAATCTCCTAAATCCCGGACACTGGGAGAAGCCGAGTCTAAAAAATCAGCAGCTGCGACGAAAGCGACTGCATCACTTCGGCAAGGCTCAGTGACCGCGAAGTCAGGAAATAGTAAGAAGAAATCCCCAGATGTTTCAACCCTCACGAACCCCCTACTCGATACAAACTGGTCGGATTCAGCAACGAACGCCAGTAATACCCCAACTCGTTTACCAAACGGCCCCGAAATTACCCCCGAAGAATATAACAGCCTCAGAGATTTATTTGAAGGTTTGGATGAATGGGATCATGAGGCTTCTGAAGAAACAGTCGGGGAAACCCCTGCACAGGGAGGAATGGAAGCAGACCTCCTACAAGGCGACTTTTTTGATTTGTTAGACGAAAAACAAACCGGGTTAAACAAAACAGAAGCTAAAAACAAAAAATCCCCCAAAGAAACTCCCCAAAGGGGACATCATAACCTGGGGATTTCACCTGCTAACTCTGGTGTTGATGATGATCTAGCCAGTTTCTTTGATAATCTCAGTGATACGGATATTCCAATGGTGGAAACCCCAAACGTCAAACCACCATCGACAGTCAAGATGGCACAAGATAAACCATTGGCCAGTTTTGAGGATTTCTTTGATGAACTATTAGACATAAATCCCGAAACAGAAGTTTCATCGGGATCAGCCCAGCATTCTACATCTGTTTCCCCGGATGAAATCAACGATTTATTAGAGGATGCCGAAAGTTTGGATGAACTGTTTGACCAATTTGACCAGCAGGCTCAAGTGTCTCCCGAACCCAAACCCCAAACGGCAAAACCCAGTTCTTCCTTAACCGGGGAAGCAGCCCCCGAAGCAGTCACAGAGCCTTACCGAAGTGAAGATTGGTTTGATGAACTATTAGAAAGTGAAATGGGCATCGTACCCGAAACATCGACTCCTTCTTCCTTAGATGATTTGATGCAATTTGGAGAAGAGCAAGGTGCAACTATTCAGGACAGTGTTGAGGTGTTAACCCCAAGGATATCTCAAAACTTAGAAGCGATGGGACTTACTGCCCCCAACCTGGAACTACCGGATGATGATTTTACCAGTTTAGATGCTTTACTGAATGAAGAAGGTGCACAAGGTCAGCCCATGGCTGCTAACCAGACGGTAGAAGAAGATATTTTCTTAAATTTAGATCAACTGTTACAGTCCCCCGATGCAGTGGAGTCAACCTCAACTCCAAAATCCTCAGACAGTGGACGAACCCCTGTTAGTAAAGCATCGCCATCCTCCGACGAAGATTCGGAATTTACAGAGTTGCTGCAATTAATTGAAGATGCTCCTCGATCTCGTTCAGCATCGGTTCCCAGAGGAACCTTTGCCAAACCCATCGCTGAACCCATTGTTAAGGTTCCTGTCAAACAACTGGATAACCTCAGTAACTTAATGGGGGAACTGGTGGTCAACCGCAACAGTTTGGAACAAGACCAAGAACGGATGCGGCAGTTTTTGGATAACTTGCTACACCAAGTTTCTTTGCTGGGGGATGTAGGCCAACGGATGCAGGATTTCTATGAACGATCGCTCTTAGAAATTTCCCTCCTGTCCCACCGTCGCAAGCCGTTCTGGTTTAATGAAACGTCGTCAATTCATGATGATGATTCCAATACGGATTTAGATTCAACGGAACTTGATCGGTTTACGCCGTTCCATACTCTCTCTCAAGAGATTATTGAGTTAATTGTCCGGGTGCGGGAGTCGTCAGCCGATATTGAATTTTTGGTGGAAGAAGCGGATCAAGTCACCCGTGAGTTGCGACGGATTACGACGGCGTTGCAGGAGGGGTTAAATCGGGCACGGATGGAACCTTTTGCGATTGAAGCGGATGCTTTGAAGCGTCCAGTGCGGGATATTTCGATTAAATGTGGCAAACAGGCCGAATTGTTTGTGGAGGGTCGAGATACTTTAATTGACAAGATGTTATTGGGTAAGCTGCATGACCCGTTGATCCATTTGGTCAATAATGCCATTACTCACGGGATTGAACCTGCGGATGTACGGACAGCAGCAGGAAAATCGGCAGTGGGTCGGATTACAATTCGGGTATTTCACCAGGGGAATCAAACGATTATTGCGGTTTCCGATGATGGCGGTGGGATTGATGTCAATCGTGTCAAAAATAAGGCGATTCAGAAGGGGTTGATTACGGCTGAAGAAGCTGAGAGTATGAGCAATCCAGAGATTTATGATCTGTTATTCCTGCCGAACTTTAGTACAAAGGATGTGGCGGATGAATACGCAGGTCGGGGCGTGGGGATGGATGTGGTGCGAACCAGTTTAACGGATATTCGTGGCACGATTACGACGGATTCGACGTTGGGACGCGGGACGTCGTTCACCATTCGCTTACCCTTGAATATGAGTATTTCCAGGGCGTTGTGCTGTGTGAGCGATCGGGTGCGGATTGCTTTCCCGATGGATGGGGTAGAAGACATGATTGATGTTCCCCGTGAACAAATTCGAGCGATGGACGATGGCAGTAAGGCTTTAGAATGGCGGGGAACGATTTTACCTTTACGTCATCTGCGGGAATTGTTAACTTATCACCGTCATTTGGGTCGGGGAAATGTCTATGGGGCTACGGCTGAGGAAGACATGATTTCGGTGATTGTCCTGCGGTCTTCGAGTAGTTATTTGGCGGTACAGGTGGATCAGGTGTTGATTGAACAGGAAATTGTGATCAAGCCTTTGGAAGGGCCTGTGCCGAAACCGATTGGCATTGCAGGGGCGACGGTGTTAGGGGATGGTCAAATTGTGGCGATCGCCGATGTGCTGGAATTGATTGATTTGGCCATGGGTCGGATTCGCAAGGATGCTGCTGGTAAGATTTGGCAGATGGGCAATGCGGTGGCTGAACCCCAACTTCAGAAATCTGAACCGACGGTGTTGATTGTGGATGATTCGATTACGGTGCGATCGCTATTATCGATTACATTTGAAAAATCCGGTTATCGCGTGGAAGAGGCGCGAGATGGTAAGGAAGCTTGGGAAAAACTGAAATCGGGTTTACCCTGTGATATCGTGTTCTGCGATATTGAGATGCCTCGGATGGATGGGTTGGAGTTATTATCGCGGATGCAAAAAGATCCGATCCTAACGAATTTACCCATTGCCATGTTAACGTCGCGGGGCGCGGATCGTCACCGTCAAATGGCGTTTAATTTGGGGGCACGAGGTTACTTTACCAAGCCTTATTTAGAAGAACAGTTATTAGAAGCAGCCGGACGAATGTTAAAAGGTGAAGTGGTCGGGAATACGGCGGTTGCTGTTCAATAA
- a CDS encoding aminotransferase class V-fold PLP-dependent enzyme — translation MTTPSLETHRQQFPALANKGYFNYGGQGPLPRISMDAIIQGYNEVQCSGPFSGKINQWQKQETQLTRNLVATELGISPETLCFTENVTVGCNIALWGIDWRPGDHLLISDCEHPGIIATVQELQRRFDLQVSFFPLRETLNQGDPVEMISEYLKPHTRLLVISHILWNTGQVLPLTEIVNLCHQNYNTKVLVDAAQSVGVLPLQLTETGVDFYAFTGHKWLCGPDGLGGLYISAESLSELSPTFIGWRSIINDTQGKPVAWIPDARRYEVATSAYPLYAALRHAITLHHQWGTATERYQQICQNSQYLWQKLSEIPQIHCLRTSPPEAGLVSFQLTNGKSHQSLVNALENQGIFLRTLLDPNCVRACVHYFTLPSEMDQLLEAIAGNRE, via the coding sequence ATGACAACTCCTTCCCTAGAAACCCATCGCCAACAGTTTCCCGCCTTAGCCAATAAAGGCTATTTTAATTATGGGGGACAAGGGCCATTACCTCGGATATCGATGGATGCTATTATTCAAGGGTATAACGAGGTGCAGTGTTCTGGCCCTTTTTCGGGTAAAATTAACCAATGGCAAAAGCAAGAAACCCAGTTAACTCGCAATTTGGTCGCCACTGAGTTAGGAATTTCTCCCGAAACCCTGTGTTTCACCGAAAATGTTACCGTTGGTTGTAATATTGCGCTGTGGGGAATCGATTGGCGACCGGGAGATCATCTGTTAATTTCCGATTGTGAACATCCGGGAATTATCGCAACGGTTCAGGAACTTCAACGTCGCTTTGATTTGCAAGTTTCATTTTTTCCCCTCAGAGAAACCTTAAACCAAGGTGATCCAGTCGAGATGATTTCTGAGTATTTAAAACCCCATACTCGCCTATTAGTGATCAGTCATATTTTATGGAATACAGGTCAAGTTTTACCCTTAACAGAAATTGTTAACCTGTGTCATCAAAATTATAACACAAAAGTATTAGTCGATGCGGCTCAATCCGTTGGCGTTTTACCGCTTCAATTAACAGAAACAGGCGTTGATTTTTATGCTTTTACAGGTCATAAATGGTTGTGTGGGCCAGATGGATTAGGAGGATTATATATTAGTGCGGAATCTTTATCCGAATTATCTCCAACCTTTATTGGATGGCGAAGTATTATTAACGATACACAGGGAAAACCCGTTGCTTGGATACCCGATGCTAGACGGTATGAAGTCGCCACTTCTGCCTATCCATTATATGCAGCATTACGCCATGCCATTACCCTGCATCATCAATGGGGAACTGCAACAGAGCGTTATCAACAAATTTGTCAAAATAGTCAATATCTTTGGCAAAAATTATCAGAAATTCCGCAAATTCACTGTCTAAGAACCTCTCCCCCCGAAGCGGGTTTAGTTTCATTTCAACTCACCAATGGAAAATCCCATCAATCCTTAGTCAACGCTTTAGAAAACCAGGGTATTTTCCTGCGAACTCTCCTCGATCCCAATTGCGTTAGAGCCTGCGTTCATTACTTTACCCTTCCCTCGGAAATGGATCAACTCCTAGAAGCGATAGCAGGGAACAGGGAATAG
- a CDS encoding TM0106 family RecB-like putative nuclease — translation MLITDKQLLLYQRCQRRAFLERYGDSSQQDPPSDFLLKLMQDSSAYQNSILSHYPYSKLDPFFGNWELGAKQTLELMQQGVDRIYQGVLLKVEKLNLSEIMLDGSVIESDEMIQITLVSSPELLVKQPGYSQFGDWVYVSQDIKLGKRPKLDYQIISAFHAYLLEGIQGIQPETGWLILRDKAPYSVNLEQRIPQMYQVLNDYLNMALSRDEPEVFIARQKCNLCQWHSYCLEVARSQNHISLIPGVTPTRYLRLKELNLTTVETLVEATPEQLEVYPEFAEGIALQIIKQAESNLESKAIKRQEEFISFKQNFNSSYWLDNFQDSYQTKLKEFPVEIYFDIEAQPELNLDYLHGLLVIDRRSNQQKFYPFLAEDKTQEELIWKQFLELVWAYPIAPVFHFCDYEPKTIKRLATIYNTPDYCWKPVLKRFIDLHQKMTETVTLPVESYALKPVAKWLGFEWRDPKANGAQSVCWYEQWLKTGDRTLLDAIVQYNEDDCRATFHVKEWLTEFLNA, via the coding sequence ATGTTAATCACCGATAAACAACTGTTGCTTTATCAACGCTGTCAGAGGCGTGCATTTTTAGAGCGTTATGGAGATAGTTCTCAACAAGATCCTCCCAGCGATTTTTTACTAAAATTGATGCAGGATAGTTCTGCTTATCAAAATAGTATTTTATCTCATTATCCTTATTCTAAACTCGATCCTTTTTTTGGAAATTGGGAGTTGGGTGCTAAACAAACCCTAGAGTTAATGCAGCAAGGAGTTGACCGAATTTATCAGGGGGTTTTGCTGAAAGTAGAGAAACTTAACCTTTCTGAAATTATGTTAGATGGATCGGTGATAGAATCTGATGAAATGATTCAGATTACTTTAGTGAGTTCTCCTGAATTATTAGTGAAACAGCCCGGATATTCTCAATTTGGAGATTGGGTTTATGTTTCTCAAGATATTAAGTTAGGGAAACGCCCTAAACTCGATTATCAAATTATTTCGGCTTTTCATGCTTATTTATTAGAAGGAATTCAAGGAATCCAGCCGGAAACAGGTTGGTTAATTTTACGAGATAAAGCTCCTTATTCGGTTAATTTAGAACAACGTATTCCGCAAATGTACCAGGTTTTAAATGATTATTTAAACATGGCGTTATCTCGTGATGAACCGGAGGTTTTTATTGCGAGACAAAAATGTAATTTGTGTCAATGGCATAGTTATTGTTTGGAGGTCGCGCGATCGCAAAATCATATTTCTTTAATTCCGGGTGTTACTCCCACTCGCTATCTACGGTTAAAAGAATTGAATTTAACAACCGTTGAAACCTTGGTGGAAGCTACCCCAGAGCAATTAGAAGTTTATCCTGAATTTGCAGAGGGAATTGCTTTACAAATTATTAAGCAAGCTGAATCTAATTTAGAAAGTAAAGCAATTAAACGTCAAGAAGAATTTATCAGTTTTAAACAAAATTTTAATTCTAGCTATTGGTTAGATAATTTTCAAGATAGCTATCAAACCAAATTAAAAGAATTTCCGGTTGAGATTTATTTTGATATTGAAGCACAACCGGAATTGAATTTAGATTATTTGCATGGTCTTCTAGTTATAGATCGGCGGTCTAATCAACAGAAATTTTATCCCTTTTTAGCGGAAGATAAAACCCAAGAAGAATTAATTTGGAAGCAGTTTTTAGAGTTAGTTTGGGCTTATCCGATCGCTCCTGTTTTTCATTTTTGCGATTATGAACCTAAAACCATTAAACGATTAGCTACAATTTATAATACGCCAGATTATTGCTGGAAACCAGTATTAAAACGATTTATTGATCTCCATCAAAAAATGACAGAAACGGTAACACTTCCTGTGGAAAGTTATGCACTGAAACCTGTAGCGAAATGGTTGGGGTTTGAATGGCGAGATCCCAAAGCAAATGGTGCTCAATCTGTTTGTTGGTATGAACAATGGTTAAAAACAGGCGATCGCACCTTATTAGATGCTATTGTTCAATATAATGAAGATGATTGTCGTGCTACATTTCATGTTAAAGAATGGTTAACAGAATTTCTTAATGCTTAA